The following nucleotide sequence is from Bacteroidales bacterium.
CCGTTCAAAAATAAATCCCCATGGCAATGATGTCTGGATACCATAAATTTCGGAATTCATCAGGTTACCCATCCTGATAAAGAACCCGGCAACACCGATTACGATCACTACCCTGTCCAGTGTCCAGATATAGGGTTTCTTTATTTTTCTTGAAAAAAGGAACAATGAGATAAGGATGCCACAGGCTCCTCCATGGCTGGACAAGCCACCTTTCCAGATGAAAAGGATTTCCAGCGGATTTTGCAGGTAATATTTCGGATGATAGAAAAAGCAATCGCCGAGACGTGCTCCGATGACTGTACCTAAAATCATGTATACCAGAAGCCTGTCGACTGTTTCTGCATCCATTTCTTTTTTTACCAGTTCTTTGAAAGCATAGAAACTGGCAATAAAGGCCATCCCGTATAATATACCATACCAACGAACTGTCAGACTGCCTATACTGAATGCTTCGGGAGAAACATTCCAGTGAATGAATAAATCAAGCATGGGTTATCTTTGTTTATATATTACTAAAATAATTCTAACTGAATGGATTGATGAATAGTCAATCCTAATTTCCGGGAAATCCTTGCTTCATGGTCAAGCAACCATTTTTTGCGTTCGATTCCTCCGGCATATCCTGTCAGGGAACCATCCGAACCGATGATCCGGTGACAAGGGACTACCAGCCAAAGCTGGTTTTTTCCATTGGTGGTTCCTACCGCACGGACTGCTTTCGAATTTCCGATTTTCTGCGCAATATCGGCATAAGTCGCGGTATTACCAAACGGGATATCTAAAAGGGCATTCCATACCTTTTGCTGAAATTCGGTTCCTTCCTGATAGAGAGGTAGATCAAATATTATCCTTTCGCCTTTGAAATATTCGTCCAACTGGGAGATACACTTTTTCAACAATTCCGACCCGATCTGATCATCATTATGGGAATCGTTACAAAAAAATAATGCAGTAATCTTATTATCAGAGGAATGGATTTCTACAAGCCCGATAGGGGACATGTAATGAGCGATGGCTATTTTATCTGACATAGCTATAAATCAATACTTTCAAAATTCTTTATTTTCAGGCAAGATATAAAAAAATTCGTATATGGGAAAGATTATTTGTAGACAATAAGATAGATCATTCTTTATATTCCAGAATGTCACATGGTTGACAATCAAGCACTTTGCATATTGCTTCCAGCGTGGAAAACCGGATTGCTTTTGCCTTGTTATTTTTCAGGATCGATAAATTGGCCATCGTGATATCTATTTTCTCTGACAGTTCAGACAATGACATTTTCCGCCTGGCCATCATCACATCAAGGTTTACTATTATTGCCATGATTATATCGTTAATTCGTTTTCAGTCCTCAACTGTTCTCCTTCCTTGAAGACAAAACTAGTTAAAAAAGCAATTAGTATCAGGCAGATATCCAGAATAAACCTACCTAAGGTAATATTATAATGATGCGTCCAGTATTCACCATCCAGCCAAATCATGGATATTTCCGAACCTAATATTGAGTTCAACAAATCGAAAACCAATAATACAGTGAAACAATAAGCTATTTTAGTGAAATAGGCTGAGCTTTTTATAAAAAATGTAGAGAGATTTTTTACACTTCTGAAAAATTTCACCAGATACTTAAGTAACAATAAACAGATCAAGAAAGGTATCATGATCCGGAATAAGGTAAGAAGCTTGCTCTTAACAGATAACCTGTTTAAATAATAATATTTGTTTCCGGACTCTTTCCATTCGGTATATGTCTCCGGCGAATCCGGAATACTTGACAAATACGAAATCATTGAATAATTTTCGCCGGTTACTACTACTTTATCATAAAATTCCGGATGTATTGATGAGTGGATGAAGATAAAAATAAAAGCCGTCAATAGTGTGATAATGAAACCGATTACTATTTTAAAAACTAGATCAGCAAATTTTAATACCTGGGTTGTTTTCATATTTTTAGGATTTTTTATATTTGAACAATGATGCAAAGGTAATTCTATTTATCGAATAACAATAAAAAATTATCATTTATCAATATATTTTTATTGAAAAATGATTTATTCTAATGTAAATATGAAAGTATTATCCATCTTTTTATTTTCTTTCTTCTTTTCTCTGACAGTATTTTCCGGAAACCAGGATGAAAAACCCGAATTGAAACAAAAGGAAACGGCTTTTATTGCCGGAGAATTAGCGAAAATCACAGATAATGTAACAGGAGAACAGGTGGCCTGGCATTTAAATTATTACCTGGGACCCATACTTCGCAATTGCGAAAAAGATCCGGATAATTGGATAGCTCCAACAGAAAGGGTACTTAATCTGCTTGCCGATAAAATGGCCACAGGTCCGGATGGATATAAGGGATTCATCGGGCCGTATATTTATAATGAAACACAACATTGGTGCGATGTTCATGTTGGCGATGCGATCCTGGTCACCCACATGTTACGTTTTTCCCTGATTGTCTATGGGAACCATGATATGAAAGAAAAATACGGTAAGAGTGCTTTACGATTCATTAATATCGGTAAAAAAGACCTGATTGAAAAATGGGAAAAGCGGGGAACTTATATCGTCGACGGGCCGTTTGCCGGTTATGATGAATGGAATCAATTCTGCAAACCGGGAAATATGAATGAATGGTATATTGATGACCATCCACGCGGACAAAATTCGTCTTCGCCTGCTCTGCCTTTTAATAAAGCAATGGATATGGGACATTGTATGTTACAGATTTATGCACTTACCGGAGAAGCAGACTATAAAAAAAAAAGCGGAAAGGATTTTTAATCGCGTTAAGGCAGGAATGAATCCCTATATGAACGCTTACACCTGGAACTATTGGGAACCTGTTTCTCCAAAGGATATCAATATACATTCTACCCGTAACGAACGTATTTTATCGCATTGGGTAGGTACTCACCCTTACCGTAATTATCAGGATGGCGAAGTGGCAAAAATAGTCTATGCCTATGATATGGGAGTGACATTTACGGAAAAGGATATCCGGCGGTTGATCAATACAAATCTGGGATTGATGTGGAATGGTAACAGGCAACACCCTGAGTGGGCGAACTCCGATTCCGGATTACCGGGATATACAAAAGCAGCACCTTCTGAGGCATATCCGACTACCGCAGGAATATACTGGAGTGCGCTTTCCCGGTTCGACACGACGATCTGTTACCTGGTCAATAAAGCGAGAAGTAAAAATGTGCAGATATGTTCGGTTGATTTTGTCCGTGCTTATGCACCGGATGTTGTTGTTGAAGAACCTGTCTGGATGAAGGGGATTAAAGAAAGTGCCGGACAAACAGAAGCCATAGTTATCCCGTCGGTGGTACCGCCGGGGGAGAATACGGTCATCCTCTCGAAAGCGCTGGCGCCGATGTCTCCGGTAGAAATATCTGTCCGTCTGCTGGAAGGCGAAGATACTATACCTATTGTAACCCAACAGATGGGCAACGGCATCCAGCTGTTCTATGTCTGGGACGGAAAGATCAATGGACGACGTACTCCCGGGCAATATGTCATTATCTGGAAATATATGGGAGGAGAGCGGGCTTATCCTGTAACATTGATGTAACAATTAAAATTTTATGTTGGAAACCAGCCTCCTATTCCTGTAAAAGATCTGTCTCTGGAAAACTTGGTGTTTTCATATATATATCTTAATATTGCACAATGAGTTATTGTATACACTGGTAAAATATATTGTTGATTTTTAATGATATATTATTTGTTAAATCACACATCCGAATACTTTGTTCATTTATCATCTACCATAAACAGAAGAACCAATGAGTAACCATTCAGTCAACCGCAGGAATTTTATTAAATTATCTGCTGCCGCGAGTGCAGCGTTAGCTTTGAACCATGCAACAATACAGGCTAAGCCTGCTATCCGGGAAAATAAAATACCGGAACGTACCCTTGGAAGGACCAATATTCAGCTTCCAATACTAAGTATGGGGGTAATGCGGGCGGATAATCCATCTGTTGTGCGTGCAGCATATAATTCCGGGATCATTCATTTTGATACGGCCAACGGATACCAGAACGGGAAGAATGAAGAGATGCTGGGAACTTTCTTTTCCGGTAAACCCAGGGATTCGTATATTCTTGCCACTAAAGTAAAGCAGAATTTGGGTGACGATGCTGTTGAAAAGTTCCTGGAACAATTTGAGACCAGCATGAAACGATTGAAGATGGATCATGTGGATATTCTCTATTTTCATGCTTTGAGCAAGCCGGAAGAAGTCAATTATGCACCCATCGTTGAAGCAATGGTTAAACTAAAGAAAGATGGCCGGACAAAATATATCGGATTATCTACACACAGCAATGAGCCTGCAGTAATTAATGCGGCCGTGGATAACGGGAATTACGATGTAATTCTGACATCCTATAATTTTAATCAAAAACACCTGTCGGAATTGAATCCGGCTATTGAGCGTGCTGTAAAAGCAAATCTGGGTATTGTAGCCATGAAAACGATGGCCGGTGGATACCTGGATCGTGAACGGACTCAAAAGGTAAATACTAAGGCCGCATTAAAATGGGCTTTACAGAATCCGAATATACATACAGCCATTCCAGGATTCACTTCTTTTGAAGAATTGGAGGAATGTCTGGATTCAGCTGCTAATCTGGAAATGGATCAGGAAGAAAAGAATTTCCTTTCAGTTACAGCCAATCAGACTCTTTTGTACTGTCAGGGCTGCAGGAATTGTATCGACCAGTGTTCAAAGAATCTGCCTATTCCGGATATGATGCGTGCATATATGTACAATTATGGGTACAAAAGCCCGCAACTTGCCCAGGAAGTAATTACCGGACTACAACTGGCAGAAAATCCCTGTGGGGATTGTGCTGCCTGTACTGTAAGATGTACCGGCGGATTTCAGGTTGCTGAAAAAATAAAGGATATTAACCGTCTCCGGAATGTATCCAAAGATTTCCTTGTGTAAGATTACATATTATAATGATATGATGAGAACTTTCCTTTTATTGATAGTACTGGCTGCAGCGCAATATAGTTTTGCACAGACTGCTTCCGAATTGAAATCCAAATTACCCGAAATATCCGGATGGGATATTGATCCGAATGTTGAGACGTTTGATCAGAATACATTGTTCGAGCGCATTAATGGTGCTGCGGGAGGGTACCTGTTGTATGATTTTGAGGAACTGATATCTTTTGTGTACAATCAGGTCGAAGAGGGTGAAAATGTACCTTATATTACCATTCAGGTATATCGCCATGCCACACCGGCCGATGCTTTCGGTATTTATGCAGCTGAAAGGCCATCCCAGGCAAATTTTCTACAAATCGGTGCGGAAGGATACCAGGAAGGGCCTATGCTCAACTTTTTTGTAGACCGGTTGTATGTGAAGATGGAAAGTCCTTCTTCATCCGATCATGTGATAAAGACAGTGGAAGAAATTGCCCGTAAATTCGGAAAGAGTATCCGCTCCAAGCCGAAAATGCCGGAAATCCTTCAGGCTTTTCCAACAGAAAATAAGATGGCGCACAGTGAAATGTATGTCCCGAAAAGTTTTTTGGGTCATGAGTTTTTATCCAAAGCATTTACTGCAGTTTATGAGTTATCCGGTAAGTCTTACCAGGTATTTATTATCAATGCGGAAAACTCCGGAAAAGCGAAGGAAATGCTGGAAAAATATTATGGGTTTACCAAACAGGCTGATAGTGTAAAAGAAGGGCGTCTCACCATTAAAGACCGTTATAACGGTGATCTGGAATGTATCTGGAAAGGGCAGTATATCTGGGGAATTCTGAATGACAACCAGATTCCTTTAAAAACGGATGAGATTTTAAAGGAAGTAGGAAAACGCCTGTAATCAGGAGAAGATGTGATTAAATGATGGTATTTCTGACCAGGGTCTGGTAGTCAGGTATTTCGCGGAGAAAACAGGCCGGTTTTTCTCCTGCCTGGGAAGACAGGCAATAGTGTTGCAGTCCATTGGTCACCATCAGGTAAGGCGCATGAATGGTCAGGTTGTATATGGTTATCTGTTCGAACACTTTTTGTGTAATATTTACTTCTGGAGCCTTGCATTCAGCCAGTAACAGAGGTTGTCCGTTGCGCCCATATACAATTACATCGCTGCGTTTATTCATTTGGACGTATTTCAAAGGTGTTTCTACCGAAATGAGCGAGATCGGGCATTTTTTTTCTGTAACCAGATAATTGATCAGATGTTGACGTACCCATTCTTCCGGAGTCAGCGCAACATATTTCCTGCGTACGGAATCAAAGATGGACATTTTATTGCTGATAACTTTTGTCCGGACCTGATAAGCAGGAAAATTTAATGGATCCAAGGTAAAAAAGTATTAGAAATAGAATTCAAATTTACATAATCTTATTGTATGGACAATGTGACAGGAAAAATCCTCTGGAATGATTTCATTGAAAATGATGAGAATTGGTACCATTACAGAAGCAGTATTATTTCATGAATGTAAAAAAGACCGGCATATAAAGTGGCTATAGATTTTGGACTATGTGGGATTCGAAAGGGTTTGCTCCAGATAACGTAAATTACATACAGCAAATGAGACTGTCGGGAAGCATGTGATCACGATTATGATTTTCCCCGTAAGTAGATTGTTTAAATGATAGTTAAGATTCTGATATTTAGAATTTTATATCGATGAAAAATGATATTGTCCTCTTAACAACTGAAAGAAAAACCGGTAACGGATTAAGAACAGGATAGAATTTTTATTACCATTGCAGGATATTTTAAAAGCATTACACGTTAAATAACACTAATATGAAATTTGTATCTACCCATAATAATGATGTTATCCGTCAGGTTTTATTTATCATTGCATTGATTGCTTTGGGCGTTGTTATATTCAAGGAGTTACGTTTTTTTCTGGGGGGTGCTTTGGGGGCACTTACGTTTTACGTGATACTGCGTAATCCGTTTTTATTCCTGGTCGAGAAGCGTAAATGGAATAAAAGTATCGCCTCATTAGCGCTTATTTTATTACTGGTGATTTTTTTAATGCTGTTCGGTGCCGGAGCCATTGATATGGTCATGTCCAGAATTTCAGAATTTGATAATAAGCGGGTGATGGATGGCATTAATGTGATCAATGATAAGATCAAGCAGGCAACCGGATTTGATATTTATTCCAGCAAATTCTTTGAGCAAACAAAAGATACATTATTGCGCATTACCTCGGAAGTATTGAATTCAGCGTATGGTTTTGCAGCAAATATGGTGATGATGATATTCATTTTGTATTTCATGTTGGTGAACAATACAAAAATGGAAACCAATGCAGTCAAGATTATTCCGTTCCGGGGAAAAGCGTTGTCTCAGGTACTTCAGGAAGTAAAAGGCATGATAATTTCCAATGCAGTAGGGATCCCGTCCATTATGATCATACAAGGAATGATTGCGACATTAGGGTACTGGATTTTTGGTATTAAGGATCCATGGTTTTGGGGTGTGATTACTGGATTCTTCAGCATCATACCAATCGTCGGAACAGTTGCCGTATGGGGACTACTGTGTATCTATTTACTGGGTTCCGGACAAATATGGCAAGGTATCGGGCTTTTGCTTTATTGTGCCGTTCTTGTATCATCTATGGATAATATCGTCCGCATTGTGTTGGGTAAATATATGGTCAATACGCATCCCCTGATCACGATCCTGGGAGTAATTATGGGAATAAGCCTGTTCGGGTTTTGGGGTATTATCTTCGGACCTATATTGATAGATCTGTTTTTACTTCTGTTTAAAATATACCGTACAGAATATATGCATGAAAACGAACGGCCTTCTGATTCCTCAAAAGCGGTTGTTTCCTGATGTTCATCGATCCTCCTGAGTATCCAGATGCTTTTTTACAGTAAAGAAAAAAGTACTTCCTTCACCGAGTTTGGACTCTACCCATATACGTCCTCCCATTTGTCCGATCAGTCCTTTTGAGATAGATAGTCCCAGGCCGGTACCTCCATATTTAGGTTTAAGTTCAATTTCTGTTCCCTGCCGGAAATATTCAAAGATAACTTCTTGTTGATCTTCCGGAATACCAATGCCGGTATCTTCCACAAAAAATAATAATTCGGAAGGATCATCCGTCTCTTTGTAACCAAACCGGATATAGCCTTTTTCAGTGTATTTAATAGCGTTTTCTACAAGATTATATAAAACTTGCCGTATTCGTGTACGATCATTTTTGACGGTATCATCTTTCAGGAAATGGCGATCATCGAGATGAAAGAAGAGGGCCGTATTCTCTCCCAGCTGGAGTATGAACAGGTTTTCGATCTCTTTCATCAGTTCATTTAGTTCAAATTCGGCAGGAAAGATTTTGATTTGCTGGATTTCCAGTTTGGAGATATCGATGATGTTTTCAACCAGTTGTAATAATTGGGAAACACTATTGTGGATGGTTGAAATATATATTTTACGTTTATCCGGGGAAAGCCTTTCATTTTCGACAAAACCAATGAATCCCATGATCGCATTCATGGGTGTACGGATCTCGTGAGACATATTTGCCAAAAATACTGATTTTAAACGATCGGCCTCTTCGGCTTTTTCTTTGGCTATATTTAAGGATTGTTCCACTTCTTTTTGTTTGGTAATATCAATCACTAATCCATCCCAGACAACATTCTTTTTGTCATCGATATGCGGAAATTCATGATTGTATAACCATATTGACTTACCATTTTGTGTAAGATGGAATTCATGCCTGAAGGGTTGTAACTTGATGGCATATTCCCGTTCTTTTTTCTTGATAGCTTCGGATCCTCCTTCATCTAAGTACGAAAACAGGTCACGATGACCATTCATAAGAAGTTCAGGAGAAATGCCGAATAATTTTTCTACATTACTACTGATATAAGACAGGTGCTCTTTTCCATCCTCACTGATGATCTTTCTGTATATGAATCCTCCGGAGAGATTATTGCTCATGCTGTACAGCTGCATGTCCTTTTCGGCCTGTTCAGCTGTTTTCTTCTGGACCATATCTTCAAGATAATCCTTGTACATGTTCAACTCATTGTTGGACAGGCGTAACTGTTCCTGTATCTGTAACATTTCTTCATGGCTTTCCTGTAGTAATGAATTTTTTTTCTTGATTTGCCGATAGTTGGCAATTAATTTGGTCAACAAAATAGCCATCAATGCCAAAGCTATCAGGGAAAGGACAATGATTTTACGACGACGGATAATACTTTGATTCTGCTGCTCAGCCTGCATTTGCCATTCCAACTCCTTTTGTTCCTGAATTTCTTTTAGCTCATATTGTATCTGTAATATGTCTAAACGTCTTTTACTTTCGACGGAGACCAATGAATCATGTAGGTGAACCGATAATCGTTTTACTTTGAATGCTTTTTCAGGATTTCCTTTTTTCAGGTATATATCGCTTAATTTGTTTAATATCTGGACCTCTACAGATGCGGTGCCGGTTTCACGGTTGTATTTCTGGGCTGTCAGGAAAGATCGTTCTGCTTTATCCAGTTGTCCTGATTCCAGGGCATCTGTTCCTACCCACATATATATATGGGCTATGGTAGAAGGAAGTTCAGAGGATAAAGCTTTTTGCAGGGCCTTGTTTTGGTAATAAACAGTACTGTCCTTCTTTCCGGATCTCTTGTATATATCGCTGATTCCCTGATACGTATAAGCCAAGGCGAAATTATTGGGGTTGATCTGCTCATATAATGAACTAGCTTCAGATAATAGCTCCAACGTTTTTTGGGGATCTGTTTTTGCAGTAATATTAAAAGCATAATCGCGGAGAACGGTTGCTTCCATTTGGTAATTATCTATCCGTTGGAAGTATTCTATAGCCGTCTCATAAAGTTGTATGCTGGTAGCCGTATCATTCAGGGCCAGATAAGGGGCAGCCAGGTTATAACTGATAGATGCTGCAGACAAAGTATCTCCGATGCTCCAGGCTATATCCAATGCATCTTTCCCGTATTCAATCGAGAGCTCATTTTCTGAAATGTCCTTATAGATCTGAGACATCAATCTTTTGATGTCCAACATCCATTCCTGGTCATCTACCTGAAACAATGATGAGGCAATGTTCAGGTATTCCAATGCTTGTATATATTTTTCCTGGGCCCGGTAGGTATAACCGATATTATACATGGCTGCAGCTTTTTCATAGGCAGAGCCAAGCTGTGACGCTTTTTCATAAGATTCCTCAAAATAATGAATGGCTTCATCATGTCTTCCGGCATAGTAATAAATAGCTCCCATGGTCCGGGTTATTTCAATTTCCCCTTTCAGGAAATCAATGTTCTGGGAAAGAACCAATCCGCTGTCTGCATAATAATATGCCGTATCATAATATTGTTGTTCTCCCTGGTAAACATTCACATATGCAGAAGTCGAGATTTCACGGGCAATTTTATTGTAAAGCATGATACGTCCCGTATCAGTTTTTTCTTTATGCAACATCACCCGCAGACTATCTATTTTTGATGTCTGAGCGATAGAAGTCATAACTAAGCAGAAGCACGCAATAAAAATGCACCAGGATCTATTCATGCATGATAGCTATTCGTATTTAACAAGCCCTGTAACCAAATTAAATACAGTATTGGAAATATCTTGATATGAAACATACTCATCTGTCACGATAATCATGGCTTTTAAATTTCCGCTATTTCCTTCATGATTTTTTGAGCCAGTACATCTGCCCGTTCCTTAGTTTTACTTTCTGTATAGATACGGATGATCGGTTCAGTATTCGACTTGCGCAAATGTACCCATTCATCTGCAAAATCAATCTTCACTCCGTCAATGTCGTTTATCTGTTCATTGGCGTAATGTTTTTTTATTTGTGCCAGTATGGCATCTACGTCTACAGATGGGTTTAACTCAATTTTATTTTTCGACATGTAATATTCGGGATATTGGGCCCGTAATTCGGAAGTTTTTTTATTGGATTTGGCCAATTGTGTCAGGA
It contains:
- the lgt gene encoding prolipoprotein diacylglyceryl transferase; amino-acid sequence: MLDLFIHWNVSPEAFSIGSLTVRWYGILYGMAFIASFYAFKELVKKEMDAETVDRLLVYMILGTVIGARLGDCFFYHPKYYLQNPLEILFIWKGGLSSHGGACGILISLFLFSRKIKKPYIWTLDRVVIVIGVAGFFIRMGNLMNSEIYGIQTSLPWGFIFEREGETVPKHPTQIYEALYYLFTYFVLRLVYRKCDNRPRPFLIFGLFLIMIFAFRFFIEFIKNPQEEFEKAMLFNMGQWLSVPFVLMGIASLIISSRKEKPGPIEGKPGPKQPTPLTHVSRATNTPSVQEKSGIKPKKKKR
- a CDS encoding methylated-DNA--[protein]-cysteine S-methyltransferase produces the protein MSDKIAIAHYMSPIGLVEIHSSDNKITALFFCNDSHNDDQIGSELLKKCISQLDEYFKGERIIFDLPLYQEGTEFQQKVWNALLDIPFGNTATYADIAQKIGNSKAVRAVGTTNGKNQLWLVVPCHRIIGSDGSLTGYAGGIERKKWLLDHEARISRKLGLTIHQSIQLELF
- a CDS encoding helix-turn-helix transcriptional regulator: MAIIVNLDVMMARRKMSLSELSEKIDITMANLSILKNNKAKAIRFSTLEAICKVLDCQPCDILEYKE
- a CDS encoding DUF2975 domain-containing protein, which produces MKTTQVLKFADLVFKIVIGFIITLLTAFIFIFIHSSIHPEFYDKVVVTGENYSMISYLSSIPDSPETYTEWKESGNKYYYLNRLSVKSKLLTLFRIMIPFLICLLLLKYLVKFFRSVKNLSTFFIKSSAYFTKIAYCFTVLLVFDLLNSILGSEISMIWLDGEYWTHHYNITLGRFILDICLILIAFLTSFVFKEGEQLRTENELTI
- a CDS encoding aldo/keto reductase, yielding MSNHSVNRRNFIKLSAAASAALALNHATIQAKPAIRENKIPERTLGRTNIQLPILSMGVMRADNPSVVRAAYNSGIIHFDTANGYQNGKNEEMLGTFFSGKPRDSYILATKVKQNLGDDAVEKFLEQFETSMKRLKMDHVDILYFHALSKPEEVNYAPIVEAMVKLKKDGRTKYIGLSTHSNEPAVINAAVDNGNYDVILTSYNFNQKHLSELNPAIERAVKANLGIVAMKTMAGGYLDRERTQKVNTKAALKWALQNPNIHTAIPGFTSFEELEECLDSAANLEMDQEEKNFLSVTANQTLLYCQGCRNCIDQCSKNLPIPDMMRAYMYNYGYKSPQLAQEVITGLQLAENPCGDCAACTVRCTGGFQVAEKIKDINRLRNVSKDFLV
- a CDS encoding type I restriction enzyme HsdR N-terminal domain-containing protein codes for the protein MDPLNFPAYQVRTKVISNKMSIFDSVRRKYVALTPEEWVRQHLINYLVTEKKCPISLISVETPLKYVQMNKRSDVIVYGRNGQPLLLAECKAPEVNITQKVFEQITIYNLTIHAPYLMVTNGLQHYCLSSQAGEKPACFLREIPDYQTLVRNTII
- a CDS encoding AI-2E family transporter, whose product is MKFVSTHNNDVIRQVLFIIALIALGVVIFKELRFFLGGALGALTFYVILRNPFLFLVEKRKWNKSIASLALILLLVIFLMLFGAGAIDMVMSRISEFDNKRVMDGINVINDKIKQATGFDIYSSKFFEQTKDTLLRITSEVLNSAYGFAANMVMMIFILYFMLVNNTKMETNAVKIIPFRGKALSQVLQEVKGMIISNAVGIPSIMIIQGMIATLGYWIFGIKDPWFWGVITGFFSIIPIVGTVAVWGLLCIYLLGSGQIWQGIGLLLYCAVLVSSMDNIVRIVLGKYMVNTHPLITILGVIMGISLFGFWGIIFGPILIDLFLLLFKIYRTEYMHENERPSDSSKAVVS
- a CDS encoding tetratricopeptide repeat protein, which gives rise to MTSIAQTSKIDSLRVMLHKEKTDTGRIMLYNKIAREISTSAYVNVYQGEQQYYDTAYYYADSGLVLSQNIDFLKGEIEITRTMGAIYYYAGRHDEAIHYFEESYEKASQLGSAYEKAAAMYNIGYTYRAQEKYIQALEYLNIASSLFQVDDQEWMLDIKRLMSQIYKDISENELSIEYGKDALDIAWSIGDTLSAASISYNLAAPYLALNDTATSIQLYETAIEYFQRIDNYQMEATVLRDYAFNITAKTDPQKTLELLSEASSLYEQINPNNFALAYTYQGISDIYKRSGKKDSTVYYQNKALQKALSSELPSTIAHIYMWVGTDALESGQLDKAERSFLTAQKYNRETGTASVEVQILNKLSDIYLKKGNPEKAFKVKRLSVHLHDSLVSVESKRRLDILQIQYELKEIQEQKELEWQMQAEQQNQSIIRRRKIIVLSLIALALMAILLTKLIANYRQIKKKNSLLQESHEEMLQIQEQLRLSNNELNMYKDYLEDMVQKKTAEQAEKDMQLYSMSNNLSGGFIYRKIISEDGKEHLSYISSNVEKLFGISPELLMNGHRDLFSYLDEGGSEAIKKKEREYAIKLQPFRHEFHLTQNGKSIWLYNHEFPHIDDKKNVVWDGLVIDITKQKEVEQSLNIAKEKAEEADRLKSVFLANMSHEIRTPMNAIMGFIGFVENERLSPDKRKIYISTIHNSVSQLLQLVENIIDISKLEIQQIKIFPAEFELNELMKEIENLFILQLGENTALFFHLDDRHFLKDDTVKNDRTRIRQVLYNLVENAIKYTEKGYIRFGYKETDDPSELLFFVEDTGIGIPEDQQEVIFEYFRQGTEIELKPKYGGTGLGLSISKGLIGQMGGRIWVESKLGEGSTFFFTVKKHLDTQEDR